A genomic window from Sulfurospirillum multivorans DSM 12446 includes:
- a CDS encoding Crp/Fnr family transcriptional regulator — protein sequence MIRIENLPYFSHLNRTELEKIKKYCTLKKYTSGDILFYEGETPQYLYILLKGTLKVYQTTAKANHVFILFLTQSGEIIGDYALYAKSPYPNTAQFVTEGEVLKINFFPIQKEMLNNAILNLYIIQSLIKKQRVFLNVIHNEISTNTEAKVAKFLLEHETIVQTLKQIEIASILNTTPETLSRMLSKFKSLGFIHIDTKHIITLQKKEALQTYYRTIVQN from the coding sequence ATGATTCGTATTGAAAATCTTCCTTATTTCTCACATCTCAATCGCACTGAACTTGAAAAAATAAAAAAATATTGTACGCTGAAAAAATACACATCGGGTGATATACTTTTTTACGAAGGCGAAACACCACAGTATCTTTACATTCTTCTAAAAGGTACGCTTAAAGTGTATCAAACAACCGCCAAAGCAAACCACGTTTTCATTCTTTTTTTGACACAGTCTGGGGAAATTATTGGAGATTACGCTTTGTATGCCAAGAGTCCTTATCCTAACACCGCGCAATTTGTCACCGAAGGAGAAGTGCTTAAAATCAATTTTTTTCCTATTCAAAAAGAGATGCTCAACAATGCTATCTTAAACCTTTATATCATCCAATCTCTCATAAAAAAACAAAGAGTTTTTTTAAATGTCATTCATAATGAAATTAGTACCAATACCGAAGCGAAAGTTGCAAAATTTTTACTCGAACATGAAACCATTGTTCAAACACTTAAACAAATCGAAATAGCTTCCATCCTCAATACAACACCCGAAACACTCTCACGCATGCTTTCAAAATTTAAATCTTTAGGATTTATACATATTGACACAAAGCACATCATCACTTTACAAAAAAAAGAAGCTCTTCAAACCTATTATCGTACCATTGTGCAAAATTGA
- a CDS encoding efflux RND transporter periplasmic adaptor subunit yields MNRASVMKNTLILVAIMAIGSFFYFKVYLPKITFASISPIVQDVNETAFGVGTIEAKEMIVLAPKTTAKVLSLFADQGEIVVKGKALAVMDPSDLLASKEEALMAMKKSQMSLLSQQSLLKDLEAKYTLAHTTLIRYQHLISEGFVAQAELDTAFSAEQSAKAQMENATWQVSLMQADIARNEALVKNSNAKIEDLTLKAPETMVVLSRDAEVGSTVLSGSPVFRLINPNAIWVKIYINERQSGTLHVGQSASITLRSHSSTPYRGHIARIGLESDRITEEREVDIAFDQPQHPLYVGERAEATIELAQHTRVLTLPLLALTTHQGVKGVWLANEGHAHFKPLSFQTISANGLIIVTEGVTEKDTILVPAGRDITEGMRIKL; encoded by the coding sequence ATGAACAGGGCATCTGTTATGAAAAATACATTGATTTTAGTGGCGATTATGGCGATTGGAAGCTTTTTTTATTTTAAAGTGTATCTACCCAAAATTACATTTGCTTCGATCTCACCCATTGTTCAAGATGTGAATGAAACAGCGTTTGGGGTTGGAACGATAGAAGCGAAAGAGATGATTGTTTTAGCACCTAAAACAACAGCCAAAGTGCTCTCTCTTTTTGCCGATCAAGGCGAAATCGTTGTGAAAGGGAAGGCGCTTGCGGTGATGGATCCTTCGGATCTGCTCGCATCCAAAGAAGAAGCTTTGATGGCGATGAAAAAAAGCCAGATGTCACTGCTTTCCCAACAAAGTCTCCTTAAAGATTTGGAAGCCAAATATACGCTAGCGCATACAACACTGATTCGCTATCAACATCTCATTTCAGAAGGTTTCGTGGCACAAGCGGAGTTAGATACGGCGTTTTCAGCCGAACAAAGCGCCAAAGCTCAAATGGAAAATGCAACGTGGCAAGTGAGTCTTATGCAAGCAGATATCGCGCGCAATGAGGCTCTGGTAAAAAACAGCAACGCTAAAATTGAAGATCTTACGCTCAAAGCCCCTGAGACCATGGTGGTTCTTTCTCGTGATGCCGAAGTGGGAAGTACGGTTCTTTCGGGCTCACCCGTCTTTCGGCTGATCAATCCCAACGCCATTTGGGTCAAAATCTACATCAATGAACGACAAAGCGGAACGTTACATGTAGGCCAATCTGCTTCTATTACCCTACGTTCACACTCTTCAACGCCTTATCGTGGGCACATCGCGCGCATTGGGCTCGAGAGTGATCGCATCACAGAAGAGCGAGAGGTTGACATTGCGTTTGATCAGCCACAACACCCTCTTTACGTGGGAGAACGGGCGGAAGCGACGATTGAGCTGGCACAGCATACCCGTGTCTTAACCCTTCCGCTTTTAGCGCTTACAACACATCAAGGTGTCAAAGGTGTTTGGCTTGCCAACGAGGGACATGCACATTTTAAACCGCTAAGTTTTCAGACAATCAGTGCCAATGGTCTCATCATAGTCACCGAAGGCGTAACGGAGAAAGACACCATTCTTGTACCTGCGGGACGCGATATAACGGAAGGTATGCGGATTAAATTATGA
- a CDS encoding HepT-like ribonuclease domain-containing protein, whose protein sequence is MKRNYLLYLDDILKSIQKIESFTSGYDFERFKADDKTVSACVREIEVIGEATKQIPDEIASKYLQIPWSLMAKMRDKLIHWYFEIDEEIVWKVITEQFPMLKTQIEMMKEELVERN, encoded by the coding sequence ATGAAACGCAATTATCTTTTGTATCTGGATGACATTCTTAAAAGTATTCAGAAGATAGAATCTTTCACCTCTGGCTATGACTTTGAACGCTTCAAGGCGGATGATAAAACAGTCAGTGCGTGTGTACGCGAAATAGAAGTCATCGGCGAAGCCACTAAACAAATTCCCGATGAAATAGCCTCAAAATACCTTCAAATCCCTTGGTCTCTCATGGCAAAAATGCGCGATAAACTCATTCATTGGTACTTTGAAATCGATGAAGAGATTGTTTGGAAAGTGATTACCGAACAGTTTCCAATGCTTAAAACTCAAATAGAAATGATGAAAGAAGAGTTGGTGGAAAGGAACTAA
- a CDS encoding sulfite exporter TauE/SafE family protein: protein MEVLIEWYIFAVFILSSFLQTTTGFGYAIITAPLLALVLDPKDTVMITMLTGLIIRLMMLKTTHHDGSFKAISPFLITSILGAMLGAYCLRVINVDLLKLFMGGILLIFTFLLWKNYHVTIRHHTFAKAIAGGLSGFLATTTSLNGPPIILYYLNAKAEEHARVLRGNLTRYFLLINLVSIILSYIAGTLKLQELWVILLFSIPALAIGFYLGGKLFHRINAEIFKKIALGMVVVSSVVLIFKAVS from the coding sequence ATGGAAGTGTTGATAGAATGGTATATATTTGCGGTCTTTATCCTTTCAAGCTTTTTACAAACCACGACTGGATTTGGTTATGCGATCATAACAGCACCGCTTTTAGCCCTTGTGTTAGACCCCAAAGATACGGTGATGATCACCATGCTGACCGGTCTTATCATACGACTGATGATGCTGAAAACAACGCATCATGATGGTAGTTTTAAAGCGATCTCGCCTTTTTTGATCACGAGTATTTTAGGGGCGATGCTTGGGGCGTATTGTCTGCGTGTCATCAATGTCGATCTGCTGAAACTCTTTATGGGCGGAATCTTACTTATTTTTACGTTCCTTTTGTGGAAAAACTATCACGTCACGATTCGTCATCATACGTTTGCAAAAGCCATCGCGGGCGGATTGAGTGGTTTTTTGGCGACGACCACGAGTCTCAATGGGCCACCGATTATTTTATATTATCTCAACGCCAAAGCAGAAGAACATGCACGTGTTTTAAGAGGCAATTTGACGCGGTATTTTTTACTGATCAATCTCGTCTCGATCATTTTGTCGTACATAGCAGGCACCCTCAAATTACAAGAACTCTGGGTCATCTTGCTTTTTTCTATTCCGGCATTGGCTATAGGATTTTATCTGGGGGGAAAGTTGTTTCACCGTATTAATGCGGAAATTTTCAAAAAAATAGCATTGGGGATGGTTGTGGTGAGCAGTGTCGTGCTGATCTTTAAAGCAGTCAGCTAA
- a CDS encoding nucleotidyltransferase family protein codes for MSEKELILQKLSALKAQLASNYHITSLALFGSMARDEATQNSDVDVLVDFSQTPDLLTFIELEEKLKIALGKNVDLVPKRKLRAELSQSILKEAIAV; via the coding sequence ATGAGTGAAAAAGAGTTGATTTTGCAAAAATTATCTGCTTTAAAAGCTCAGCTTGCATCAAATTATCACATCACATCATTGGCTCTTTTTGGCTCAATGGCACGAGATGAAGCAACCCAAAATAGTGATGTGGATGTGCTCGTTGATTTTTCACAAACACCTGATTTGTTAACCTTTATCGAACTCGAAGAAAAACTTAAAATCGCATTGGGTAAAAATGTCGACTTAGTCCCCAAACGAAAACTCCGCGCCGAACTCTCCCAAAGCATTCTCAAAGAAGCGATTGCGGTATGA
- a CDS encoding putative quinol monooxygenase codes for MKKIVLIATVVLKESKSEGVLEALTTLHKATHQDDKGCLQYDVHQDIEQENTYVFIETWESEALLAAHMEKEHFKVYKAFMGDKIERMSLQKLEKIL; via the coding sequence ATGAAAAAAATCGTTTTAATCGCAACCGTCGTTTTGAAAGAGTCCAAAAGTGAAGGTGTTTTGGAGGCGCTAACCACGTTGCATAAAGCAACCCATCAAGACGATAAAGGCTGTTTGCAGTACGATGTGCATCAAGATATCGAACAAGAAAACACCTATGTTTTCATTGAGACGTGGGAGAGTGAAGCACTTTTGGCGGCGCATATGGAAAAAGAGCACTTTAAAGTGTATAAAGCATTTATGGGTGATAAAATAGAGCGCATGTCGCTTCAAAAATTAGAAAAAATCTTATAG
- a CDS encoding methyl-accepting chemotaxis protein has product MHLGFKQKIIVSAGLFLGASLFIFGMLSFINLKQDLRQEIEQTQLAKAHALKLEIDSWFDAQKIVLETTAEDIAHLPEFTNVTIKPYLQTAFKKTKATVAYMGVEENGLMVYSDQTKQEEGYDPRKRPWYIKAKAEGKSVLTDVYTDATTGQPTISIATPVFVNGVFTGVVSNDVYLTQVMEKINATKFEGGYAFATDAMGKRNVHPDPKLIGKVLYDANESLKNLELLVKNSPEGIYNYQASNGKDKVLVFNKLENSWIIFVTIDKDVAFKAIDQMFITLTISGNILLGLSLILLWFILNAQFKPLERLNDVIKNLSSNDGDLTQRLMIHSRDELGKMSQNINLFIDKIHTIITTAKINSAENASVAHELSISAIDVGKRAEEETLIVTKTTTETTSLKAYLRESRHSAESSKNELHEVTQSLNKVEENVSNLSSLLQNTAHNEIELANKLTLVSDNTNEVKNVLNVINDIADQTNLLALNAAIEAARAGEHGRGFAVVADEVRKLAERTQKSLVEINATINVVTQSINDVSVEMNTNSENITKISGISINVQSNVSEVATVLARTITNTQKTIQDYIDTSNQIDAITKDIEAISTLTHTNTRSVEEIAGASEHLHELTETLNHELSKFKS; this is encoded by the coding sequence ATGCATCTTGGATTTAAGCAAAAAATCATCGTATCCGCAGGCCTATTTTTAGGAGCATCTCTCTTCATTTTTGGAATGTTAAGTTTTATCAATCTCAAACAAGACCTACGGCAAGAGATAGAACAGACACAATTAGCCAAAGCACATGCGTTAAAACTGGAGATTGATTCGTGGTTTGATGCTCAAAAAATCGTCCTAGAGACAACCGCGGAAGACATTGCCCACTTGCCTGAATTTACAAATGTTACGATAAAACCTTACCTTCAAACAGCGTTTAAAAAGACTAAAGCTACCGTAGCATACATGGGTGTGGAAGAGAATGGTTTGATGGTGTACAGTGACCAAACGAAACAGGAAGAGGGGTATGATCCTAGGAAACGACCGTGGTACATCAAGGCAAAAGCGGAAGGAAAATCTGTCCTCACCGATGTTTATACCGATGCCACCACAGGACAACCTACTATTTCCATCGCCACACCTGTATTTGTAAATGGCGTGTTCACAGGTGTTGTTTCCAATGATGTCTACTTGACCCAAGTGATGGAGAAGATTAACGCGACAAAATTTGAAGGTGGTTATGCCTTTGCAACCGATGCTATGGGAAAAAGAAATGTTCACCCTGATCCAAAATTAATTGGGAAAGTGCTGTATGACGCCAATGAGTCGCTTAAGAATCTTGAGCTTCTTGTCAAAAATAGCCCTGAAGGCATTTATAACTATCAAGCAAGCAACGGAAAAGATAAAGTATTAGTTTTCAATAAGCTAGAAAATAGCTGGATTATTTTTGTGACCATAGACAAAGACGTTGCTTTCAAAGCTATCGATCAGATGTTCATCACGTTAACTATCTCTGGAAATATTCTGCTTGGGCTTTCGCTTATTCTGTTGTGGTTTATTCTCAATGCGCAGTTTAAGCCTCTGGAGAGACTCAATGATGTCATCAAAAACCTTTCTAGCAATGATGGTGATTTGACACAACGCCTTATGATACATTCAAGAGATGAGTTAGGCAAGATGAGTCAAAACATCAATCTCTTCATCGATAAAATTCATACCATCATTACAACGGCAAAAATAAACAGTGCGGAAAATGCTTCCGTGGCACATGAGCTCTCTATCTCTGCGATTGATGTGGGTAAACGTGCTGAAGAAGAAACGCTTATCGTGACTAAAACCACCACGGAAACTACTTCATTAAAAGCCTATTTGAGAGAATCTAGACATAGTGCAGAAAGCTCTAAAAATGAATTACATGAGGTCACACAAAGCCTTAATAAAGTCGAAGAAAATGTCTCCAACCTCTCAAGTCTTCTTCAAAATACCGCCCACAACGAAATCGAACTTGCGAATAAACTCACTCTTGTGAGTGATAATACCAATGAAGTGAAAAACGTCCTTAATGTCATCAATGACATCGCCGATCAAACCAATCTTCTTGCACTCAATGCCGCCATTGAAGCAGCAAGAGCGGGAGAACATGGAAGAGGATTTGCAGTGGTTGCGGATGAAGTACGCAAACTAGCTGAGCGTACGCAAAAGTCCTTGGTCGAGATCAATGCGACCATCAATGTTGTCACACAATCCATCAATGATGTCAGTGTTGAGATGAATACTAACTCTGAAAATATCACTAAAATCTCTGGCATTTCCATCAATGTCCAGTCCAATGTTTCAGAAGTGGCAACCGTTCTTGCACGTACCATCACCAACACGCAAAAAACCATTCAAGACTACATCGATACATCCAATCAGATTGATGCCATTACCAAAGATATCGAAGCAATTAGTACATTGACCCATACCAATACACGTAGTGTCGAAGAGATCGCAGGAGCGAGTGAGCACCTTCATGAACTCACGGAAACACTCAATCATGAATTATCGAAGTTTAAATCATAA
- a CDS encoding TolC family protein, whose amino-acid sequence MTLLRTVILIFLTLQTLFGKTLSLQEAIDATLLTHPDAKLALYQLNMAYETLGITKAATYPELSVNAEYYPTKTLVLQNNGNFVTRDHFSTHLDVTMTYTLWDFGRTQKRINAAQQDAESALALNENAKALLGEKVWQAYYSLAYLQRVNTANALSLAFYQALYDQSRQMKTVGLKTEADSERFYASLLDAKDLLETSRNEERKYTHLLSMLTGFLEQDIRIEDDFTALSHTTLPSFPDTKWRQMLKEYNAELEALGAKIKQSQSLYESSKAENYGTILFAGSLGSDTSISSYSSNQIGIKASIPLLTGGRISHQIEKDRVGILVAEEALRARELTLWQELYEAILDTKRLDTTIEAKQMAAQALSKTVAITQGRYKEGLATYIEVLEAQHAYDNATIAQSAAMLQKIASLAHIKRLIPKGASL is encoded by the coding sequence ATGACATTATTGCGAACCGTTATTTTAATCTTTTTGACACTGCAAACGCTGTTTGGAAAAACACTTTCACTGCAAGAAGCGATTGATGCTACGCTTTTAACGCATCCCGATGCTAAACTCGCGCTGTATCAATTAAACATGGCATATGAAACGCTTGGCATCACAAAAGCGGCCACCTATCCTGAGCTTAGCGTGAATGCGGAATATTACCCCACCAAAACACTCGTTTTACAAAACAATGGCAATTTTGTAACACGGGATCATTTTTCAACGCATTTAGATGTGACGATGACCTATACGTTGTGGGATTTTGGTCGTACACAAAAACGCATAAATGCGGCACAACAAGATGCAGAGTCTGCTTTAGCACTGAATGAAAATGCCAAAGCATTGCTGGGTGAAAAAGTCTGGCAAGCGTACTATTCGTTGGCATACCTTCAACGCGTCAACACGGCCAATGCCCTCTCTCTTGCCTTTTACCAAGCACTCTACGATCAATCGCGTCAAATGAAAACTGTGGGACTCAAAACCGAAGCCGATAGCGAACGTTTTTATGCTTCGTTGCTGGACGCCAAAGATTTACTGGAAACCAGTCGCAATGAAGAGCGTAAATATACCCATTTACTGAGCATGCTCACTGGCTTTTTAGAACAGGACATTCGTATTGAAGATGATTTTACAGCACTTTCGCACACCACGTTACCCTCTTTCCCCGATACCAAGTGGCGACAGATGCTCAAAGAGTATAACGCTGAACTTGAAGCCTTAGGCGCTAAAATCAAGCAAAGTCAATCACTCTATGAATCATCCAAAGCAGAAAATTATGGCACCATTCTTTTCGCGGGTTCTTTGGGTAGTGATACCTCCATCTCCTCTTATTCAAGCAATCAAATTGGCATTAAAGCCTCCATTCCTCTTTTAACCGGCGGGAGGATTTCCCATCAAATCGAAAAAGATAGAGTCGGTATTTTAGTGGCAGAAGAAGCATTGCGAGCGCGTGAATTAACGCTTTGGCAAGAGTTGTATGAAGCCATTTTAGATACAAAACGATTAGATACAACCATTGAGGCTAAGCAAATGGCAGCACAGGCGCTTTCCAAAACCGTTGCCATTACCCAAGGGCGTTACAAAGAGGGGTTAGCCACGTACATTGAAGTGCTTGAAGCCCAACATGCTTACGACAATGCCACCATTGCTCAAAGTGCCGCTATGTTGCAAAAAATAGCCTCTTTAGCCCATATTAAAAGACTTATTCCCAAAGGAGCTTCCCTATGA
- a CDS encoding c-type cytochrome, whose translation MKKVLLGLLLASVSTLFAADGAEIYKAKCLSCHGDKASKAALNKSQIIAGWDAEKIIASVNGYKNGEGGAMKGVMKPIASGLSDDDLKAVAATIASYK comes from the coding sequence ATGAAAAAAGTTCTTTTAGGTTTACTCCTCGCTTCTGTTTCAACTCTATTTGCGGCAGACGGTGCTGAAATTTATAAAGCAAAGTGTCTCTCCTGTCACGGGGATAAAGCATCTAAAGCAGCACTCAACAAATCTCAAATTATTGCGGGATGGGATGCAGAAAAAATCATCGCTTCTGTCAATGGTTATAAAAATGGCGAAGGTGGCGCAATGAAAGGCGTTATGAAACCTATCGCTTCAGGTCTCAGTGATGATGATTTAAAAGCAGTTGCAGCGACCATCGCTTCTTACAAATAG
- a CDS encoding nitroreductase family protein has product MENPTIKQLQNRKSIRQFTGEVISDEHLELIFKTAQRAPTSINAQQISLVYTRDKAKLKQISELCNHQAHIATADVFVGIVIDFNRTNIITESMGKKHVIEQSAEGIMVGAVDAGIMLIHLQVAAEALGYGTTCIGAVRESSDTMVNLFNLPPKTFLAVGCTIGVPTQDAKNAPLKPRVALESFAMEDSYDSEKVKKGVLEYDKTFKAFRDATGSGSMPTYAEITSKAYSSIYYRKTGKVLMAQGFVFKDE; this is encoded by the coding sequence ATGGAAAATCCAACGATCAAACAACTGCAAAATCGAAAATCCATCCGCCAATTTACGGGTGAAGTGATCAGCGATGAGCACTTAGAGCTTATCTTTAAAACGGCTCAACGTGCTCCAACGTCCATCAACGCGCAACAAATAAGCCTCGTTTACACACGCGATAAAGCCAAACTCAAACAGATTTCCGAGTTGTGCAACCATCAAGCGCACATTGCCACAGCCGATGTTTTTGTCGGCATTGTCATCGACTTTAATCGCACAAATATCATTACCGAGAGCATGGGCAAAAAACACGTCATCGAGCAGAGTGCCGAGGGAATTATGGTCGGGGCTGTCGATGCGGGCATCATGCTCATTCACCTTCAAGTCGCCGCCGAAGCGTTGGGATACGGCACAACCTGTATCGGCGCGGTGCGTGAAAGTTCCGACACGATGGTAAACCTCTTCAATCTTCCCCCAAAAACGTTCTTAGCCGTAGGATGTACCATCGGCGTTCCAACACAAGATGCTAAAAATGCACCGCTTAAACCACGCGTTGCACTCGAGAGTTTTGCGATGGAAGATAGCTACGATAGCGAAAAAGTGAAAAAAGGCGTGTTGGAGTATGATAAAACCTTTAAAGCCTTCAGAGACGCAACCGGAAGCGGCTCAATGCCTACTTACGCGGAGATTACCTCAAAGGCGTATTCGAGCATTTACTACCGAAAAACAGGCAAAGTTTTGATGGCTCAGGGGTTTGTGTTTAAGGACGAGTAG